The Lytechinus pictus isolate F3 Inbred chromosome 10, Lp3.0, whole genome shotgun sequence genome includes a window with the following:
- the LOC135155757 gene encoding uncharacterized protein LOC135155757: MPYQEAATVAQIFVEEFVCRYGVSLELHTDQGRNFEAALFQSVCEILGCSKTRTTAFHPQNNGMVERFNRTLDLLAKAFADHQKDWDECLPLVMMAYRSSQHKATGYTPSELMMGRGRSSTRRAVWLHTKRRKKGISPNLQRSWTGPFYVIDALSDVTYRIQETSKSQPKVVHFNRLKTYVGAPVPNWALKKINDKSSSSATVDVSPEENLQPQQDSQSQEESSVETGARVDISSKEHDCPTDTDRTAEAGTRRKKRLYSEVAATSNSKETSTLDQEPPRAKGQRTSNQMLPRHSKRLRKTPLRFY, translated from the exons ATGCCGTACCAAGAAGCAGCAACAGTTGCACAAATCTTCGTGGAAGAATTTGTCTGCAGATACGGTGTGTCATTGGAACTTCATACTGATCAGGGTCGGAATTTCGAGGCAGCTCTTTTCCAAAGTGTTTGTGAGATCTTGGGATGTTCAAAGACCAGAACTACAGCATTTCATCCTCAGAATAACGGAATGGTTGAACGTTTCAACCGGACCTTGGATTTATTGGCCAAGGCTTTTGCTGATCATCAGAAGGACTGGGACGAATGTTTACCTCTGGTCATGATGGCATACCGCTCGTCTCAACATAAAGCTACTGGTTACACTCCTAGTGAGCTGATGATGG GCAGGGGAAGGTCATCAACAAGGAGAGCGGTGTGGCTTCACACTAAAAGGCGGAAGAAAGGAATTTCTCCCAACCTACAGAGGAGTTGGACTGGCCCATTCTATGTCATTGATGCTCTTAGTGATGTGACCTATCGGATTCAGGAAACGTCTAAATCACAGCCAAAGGTTGTTCATTTCAACCGGTTAAAGACGTATGTTGGAGCCCCCGTGCCGAACTGGGCTTTGAAGAAGATCAATGACAAGTCTTCATCTTCAGCCACAGTCGACGTATCCCCAGAGGAAAACCTGCAGCCACAGCAGGATTCTCAATCACAGGAAGAAAGTTCTGTGGAAACCGGAGCTAGAGTAGACATTTCTAGCAAAGAACATGACTGTCCAACAGATACAGATCGTACTGCAGAGGCGGGAACAAGAAGGAAGAAGCGACTCTACTCAGAAGTGGCTGCTACATCCAATAGCAAAGAAACATCCACACTTGACCAGGAACCACCTCGTGCGAAGGGGCAGAGAACCAGCAACCAGATGCTACCACGCCATAGTAAACGCTTACGAAAGACGCCATTGCGTTTTTATTGA